A single window of Sporosarcina sp. Marseille-Q4943 DNA harbors:
- a CDS encoding mandelate racemase/muconate lactonizing enzyme family protein, which produces MKILEIEIFAIHLPLREPFIISYATYDYMPSIIVKLTTDTGHIGYGEAVADEHVTGESWESTYAVLKNTLAPKLIGMNPAQMEKIHERMDAEIYGVPAAKAAIDIACYDVVGKALGVPVYDLLGGRYHDEFPITHVLSIGTPEHMAEEAEQRVQEGYRSLKMKVGTDVWEDVKRIQAVRERVGESIAIRIDVNQGWVNSSTTLQALRKLEDCSLDWLEQPVKADDIDAMVEIKSKTSVPVMIDEGLRGVREMREIIAKRAADKVNIKLMKCGGIYPAMKLAHMAEMAGIECQVGSMVESSIGSAAGFHIAFSKKIMTSVELTGPLKFSEDIGNLQYDVPFIRLTKQPGLGVDVEEAVLNKLTLFSEKVTG; this is translated from the coding sequence ATGAAAATTTTGGAAATAGAGATTTTTGCGATTCACTTGCCTTTAAGAGAGCCATTCATAATAAGCTATGCAACATATGATTACATGCCCTCGATCATCGTTAAACTAACGACGGACACCGGCCATATCGGATATGGGGAGGCAGTGGCGGATGAGCATGTTACTGGTGAAAGTTGGGAAAGTACATATGCAGTCTTAAAAAATACGCTAGCGCCGAAGCTGATCGGGATGAATCCTGCTCAAATGGAAAAGATCCACGAGCGTATGGACGCAGAAATTTACGGGGTGCCGGCAGCGAAAGCGGCAATAGACATCGCTTGTTACGACGTCGTTGGAAAAGCGTTGGGCGTTCCCGTATATGATTTGTTGGGCGGAAGATATCACGATGAGTTTCCAATTACACATGTTCTGAGCATCGGAACACCTGAACATATGGCTGAAGAAGCGGAACAGCGCGTTCAAGAGGGTTATCGTTCATTGAAAATGAAAGTCGGAACGGACGTGTGGGAAGACGTGAAACGAATTCAAGCTGTACGAGAACGGGTAGGGGAGTCGATCGCCATCCGTATTGATGTGAATCAAGGATGGGTGAACAGCTCGACTACCTTACAAGCACTAAGGAAACTTGAAGATTGCTCACTCGATTGGCTGGAGCAGCCTGTAAAAGCGGATGATATCGATGCAATGGTGGAAATCAAGTCGAAAACATCCGTGCCCGTCATGATTGACGAAGGGCTGCGAGGGGTCCGTGAAATGAGGGAGATCATCGCCAAGCGCGCCGCGGATAAAGTGAACATCAAATTGATGAAATGTGGCGGCATCTATCCGGCGATGAAGCTTGCCCATATGGCGGAGATGGCTGGAATCGAATGCCAGGTCGGTTCGATGGTTGAGTCTTCCATCGGCTCAGCGGCCGGATTCCATATCGCTTTTTCAAAAAAGATTATGACAAGTGTCGAATTGACAGGGCCATTGAAATTCAGTGAAGACATTGGAAACTTGCAGTATGACGTTCCATTCATCCGCTTAACGAAACAACCGGGACTCGGCGTCGATGTCGAAGAAGCCGTATTGAATAAATTGACACTCTTCTCCGAGAAGGTGACAGGATGA
- a CDS encoding DUF1850 domain-containing protein yields MKRLKLILPILLSALLVVLVFFFLPIHKVFTFTEYRTEHPKTYYVKMADEQDFQIRYVHSIFLTDVIESYRVTDQNAIQSLSMQYEDVGIGLPGYAAEGQSLTVNDGMYTLTYENNIIDSFVLFVGDVNAGLAFRYKGKEINLKTYLTRGKSYTFRVQRQSFYQLMKGVNMNG; encoded by the coding sequence ATGAAAAGGCTGAAACTGATTCTCCCCATTCTTCTATCTGCATTGTTGGTCGTCCTCGTCTTTTTCTTTCTGCCGATACATAAGGTATTCACCTTTACAGAATATCGAACTGAGCATCCAAAAACCTATTACGTAAAGATGGCAGATGAGCAGGATTTTCAAATACGCTACGTGCACTCCATCTTTCTGACCGATGTCATTGAATCTTATCGGGTCACCGATCAAAACGCCATCCAATCACTCTCCATGCAATATGAAGATGTTGGAATCGGCTTGCCTGGCTATGCCGCAGAAGGGCAGTCACTGACTGTCAACGATGGAATGTATACGCTTACTTATGAGAACAACATCATCGACTCTTTTGTCCTTTTCGTTGGTGATGTCAATGCAGGCCTGGCTTTCCGGTATAAAGGGAAGGAGATCAATCTGAAAACGTACCTAACTAGAGGGAAATCGTACACATTTCGTGTGCAACGCCAATCATTCTACCAATTAATGAAAGGAGTAAATATGAATGGCTAA
- a CDS encoding GNAT family N-acetyltransferase, which translates to MKKEMILRNGQTVTIRSLAENDLEEIMDLQEKVIASLTVTSFLQPLSEEEFSFILNGNGSMIGAFHADRLIAFRAMLEPEIDEHHLGKDAGLPDSELPSVLYSEITNVDPEYRGNSLQRILGEILMENVDTERHRYVFTTVAPFNIASLKDKFALGMHIISLEKKYGNLLRYTLMKDLRATKKLGNLNVVVDMSDVMEQQSLLKDGWIGIGIGLEEDDGTWKVKFQKNK; encoded by the coding sequence ATGAAAAAAGAGATGATCTTGAGAAATGGCCAAACGGTTACCATTAGGAGCCTTGCCGAAAATGACCTCGAGGAAATTATGGACTTGCAGGAGAAAGTGATTGCCTCATTGACGGTCACTTCTTTTTTGCAACCGCTATCCGAAGAGGAATTCAGCTTTATCTTGAACGGCAATGGATCAATGATCGGTGCATTCCACGCAGACCGTCTCATCGCATTCAGGGCAATGCTCGAACCTGAAATTGACGAGCATCATTTAGGGAAAGATGCCGGCTTGCCTGATTCAGAATTGCCGTCTGTGCTATATTCTGAAATAACAAATGTGGATCCCGAGTATAGAGGTAACAGCCTACAACGAATTCTTGGCGAAATCCTAATGGAAAATGTCGATACAGAACGCCATCGTTATGTGTTCACAACTGTTGCCCCATTCAACATCGCAAGTCTGAAGGATAAATTCGCTCTAGGCATGCACATCATTTCATTGGAAAAGAAATATGGAAATCTTTTGCGTTACACATTAATGAAAGATCTACGTGCCACAAAAAAATTAGGAAACCTCAACGTCGTCGTGGACATGTCGGATGTGATGGAGCAGCAATCCTTATTGAAAGATGGATGGATCGGTATCGGCATCGGCCTGGAAGAGGACGATGGGACGTGGAAAGTGAAATTCCAAAAAAACAAATGA
- a CDS encoding SLC13 family permease — translation MTNKIRADLVAILALLAFVLTGILTPVEALSGFSNSVVIMIAALFVIGAGILRTGLAPMAGKLLLQYSGDSEKRLFILLLIIVASVGAFMSNTGTVALMLPIVISIAISINSSPSKYLIPLSYMASFSGLLTLIASPPNLIISQMLVDNGYDKLGFFQITPIGIIGVVVGLIYLYTVRNILLPKGKAASNSNHIQKLATKQLSIDYQLGGNLYVVKVPEGSEMIGKRLAQLKIPAAYQLCILKISRKSTEGLKLLPMTYHEMAGPNSIIQMKDHLYVQGPAENVEKFVKAYGLTIEEATSEADELVSKQLGIAEVLLTPQSKLINETLRSINFREKYNLNILGIKRQGEYVVKDMSKQRLRFGDALLVQGSWESIELLSRDTRNVVVIGQPKEHASMAAASGKASIAGAIMILMVLLMVFEVFPAVISVLIGAALMILTGCVRNMDDAYGQINWESVVLIGAMLPMATALENTGGMVLLSKGIIQLLGGLGPLGVLGGIFLLTMTFGQFISNTATAVLFAPIGLSAALSIGVSPYPFLIAVAVGASMAFSTPVASPTNALVMTAGGYQFKDFVKIGVPLQLIMLFVMMIAIPLVFPF, via the coding sequence ATGACGAATAAAATACGCGCGGATCTCGTCGCAATTCTCGCATTGCTTGCATTCGTGTTGACGGGAATCCTCACACCTGTAGAAGCGCTATCCGGGTTTTCCAATTCAGTTGTCATCATGATTGCTGCACTCTTTGTAATAGGCGCAGGTATATTGCGGACAGGTCTTGCCCCAATGGCCGGGAAATTGCTATTACAGTATTCAGGTGATAGCGAGAAAAGGTTGTTCATTCTACTGTTGATCATTGTCGCTTCAGTAGGTGCATTTATGAGCAATACGGGAACAGTCGCACTCATGCTGCCCATTGTCATCAGTATCGCAATCAGCATTAACAGCAGTCCGTCAAAGTATTTGATCCCGCTCTCCTACATGGCAAGCTTTTCAGGGTTGCTTACGTTGATTGCTTCGCCGCCCAATTTGATCATTAGTCAAATGCTTGTCGATAATGGTTACGATAAGCTTGGATTTTTTCAGATCACTCCTATCGGTATCATCGGTGTAGTCGTCGGTCTCATCTATTTGTATACGGTCCGGAATATATTATTGCCGAAAGGGAAGGCGGCATCGAATTCGAATCACATCCAAAAATTAGCGACGAAGCAATTGTCAATCGACTATCAGCTCGGCGGAAACTTGTATGTCGTGAAAGTGCCGGAAGGGTCTGAAATGATCGGTAAGCGGCTCGCGCAATTGAAGATTCCGGCGGCATACCAATTATGCATTTTAAAGATTAGCAGGAAATCGACTGAAGGCTTGAAGTTATTGCCGATGACCTATCATGAAATGGCCGGGCCGAACAGCATCATCCAGATGAAAGATCACCTCTATGTGCAAGGGCCTGCCGAAAATGTGGAAAAGTTCGTTAAAGCATACGGGTTAACCATCGAAGAAGCAACGTCGGAGGCCGATGAGCTCGTATCAAAGCAATTGGGCATTGCAGAAGTTCTTCTCACTCCCCAGTCGAAGCTGATCAATGAAACATTACGTTCAATCAACTTCCGGGAGAAATACAATTTGAACATCTTAGGGATCAAGCGCCAAGGAGAGTATGTCGTAAAAGATATGTCGAAGCAAAGGCTCCGTTTCGGGGATGCCCTCCTTGTGCAAGGTTCCTGGGAATCAATCGAATTACTATCCAGGGATACGAGGAATGTCGTCGTCATCGGCCAGCCGAAGGAGCATGCAAGCATGGCCGCTGCGAGCGGGAAGGCGTCCATAGCCGGGGCAATTATGATTTTAATGGTCCTTCTTATGGTATTTGAAGTGTTCCCCGCAGTCATATCAGTGTTGATTGGCGCAGCATTGATGATATTGACAGGATGCGTCCGGAATATGGATGATGCTTACGGCCAGATCAACTGGGAAAGCGTCGTCTTAATCGGCGCTATGCTTCCGATGGCAACGGCCCTTGAAAATACGGGGGGGATGGTGTTGCTTTCAAAAGGAATCATCCAATTGCTCGGCGGACTCGGTCCGTTGGGGGTACTTGGAGGCATCTTCTTGCTGACGATGACTTTCGGCCAGTTCATTAGCAACACTGCGACAGCTGTCCTGTTTGCACCAATCGGACTAAGTGCCGCCCTCAGCATCGGTGTCAGCCCGTATCCGTTCTTAATTGCAGTTGCAGTCGGGGCGAGCATGGCATTTTCCACTCCGGTCGCCTCTCCGACAAATGCGCTCGTCATGACAGCAGGTGGGTATCAATTCAAAGATTTTGTAAAAATTGGCGTACCGCTCCAATTAATTATGCTGTTCGTCATGATGATAGCCATCCCGTTAGTGTTTCCGTTCTAA
- a CDS encoding ATP-binding cassette domain-containing protein has protein sequence MLKLSNVSIAYNEKVVLDQLDLTASKGEIIGVAAPNGTGKTTMFNVMANFVKPDSGHVLFNGKYAYRNEKEELLIHKQLATFPEQKDLFEELSGVDHLKLYANMWKGSTKHVKDVIERLHMGHYVKRKVRTYSLGMRQRLCFAMMMAADTPVMLMDEVMNGLDVSNVALISDCLMEMKKDKLIFVASHLLENLDLYADRVLFLKDGKFVHEQKFTDENETFLKIELDPGQYEKLKKEIQLPTDYLYIANHLLCIPLEGLSIAEQTKWIERMLRYNEKELTVGPLGTVEYYDKYYAEMV, from the coding sequence ATGCTGAAACTATCAAATGTATCGATTGCCTATAATGAGAAAGTTGTTTTGGACCAATTGGATTTAACGGCAAGCAAAGGGGAAATCATCGGGGTTGCCGCGCCGAATGGAACCGGCAAGACGACGATGTTCAATGTGATGGCAAATTTCGTGAAGCCGGATTCCGGTCATGTCCTGTTTAACGGAAAATACGCATATCGGAATGAGAAAGAGGAATTGCTGATTCACAAGCAACTGGCTACGTTTCCGGAGCAGAAAGATCTGTTCGAGGAGCTTTCGGGCGTCGATCATCTGAAGCTGTATGCGAATATGTGGAAAGGGTCGACGAAGCATGTAAAGGATGTTATTGAACGGCTTCATATGGGGCATTACGTAAAACGGAAAGTGAGGACGTATTCCCTCGGGATGCGCCAGCGTCTATGCTTTGCGATGATGATGGCGGCAGATACGCCTGTCATGCTGATGGATGAAGTGATGAATGGCCTTGATGTTTCCAATGTCGCATTGATATCCGATTGTTTAATGGAGATGAAGAAGGACAAACTCATCTTTGTTGCATCACATTTACTAGAGAACTTGGATCTTTATGCGGATCGCGTACTCTTTCTGAAAGACGGGAAATTTGTCCATGAACAGAAATTCACGGACGAAAACGAGACGTTCCTGAAAATTGAATTGGATCCTGGGCAGTATGAAAAACTTAAGAAAGAGATTCAATTGCCGACCGATTATTTGTACATTGCCAATCATCTATTATGCATTCCGCTGGAAGGGTTGAGCATTGCGGAACAAACGAAATGGATCGAGCGGATGCTTCGTTATAATGAAAAAGAATTGACGGTCGGGCCATTGGGGACGGTGGAGTATTATGATAAATACTATGCGGAAATGGTTTAA
- a CDS encoding transcriptional regulator, with product MRIKIAVIGSEHFCRRAEDLSVNEGDFELACHIYTDPKEAADIIKTLKPSDAILFSGSLPYAYAKEAVQQFIVPTFYLKQDETAVSTTLLSVLANERVSCERISIDVAEQSHIDHVLNDLNGTIELPYIHVLQNGGSIEDVINFHKRLSGQGKTDIAITSIHIVYEKLLQRGITARMMIDPESSIIRSLRLAKQKAMLQKSSSAQIAVGILQSSGLPIMPFVTELSTILQAHWSETDGEFSLFTTKGIVEHSIKNPGFMDVFHRLPRNVKMAFGYGETTMKAAEHARLALNFIQSGELNSFYILDSNKRLHGPYPQSDGAIDMKVDHPLLVEIAEKTKLGPANISKLVQFSQSRTTNQFSAIDLALYMNVSRRTAERTLKKLIEFEYVRIVGEEMTYKQGRPRSLYEMNFAVHY from the coding sequence TTGAGAATCAAAATTGCTGTTATCGGCTCTGAACATTTTTGTCGACGCGCAGAGGATTTATCCGTGAATGAAGGGGATTTTGAGCTGGCATGCCATATATATACCGATCCTAAAGAAGCCGCTGACATCATTAAGACACTTAAACCAAGTGATGCCATCCTTTTTTCAGGTTCGCTGCCTTATGCCTATGCAAAAGAGGCTGTTCAACAATTCATCGTGCCAACGTTCTATTTGAAGCAGGATGAGACCGCTGTCTCTACGACATTATTATCTGTTTTGGCAAATGAGCGGGTTTCATGTGAACGGATTTCTATAGATGTCGCCGAGCAGTCCCATATCGATCATGTGTTGAATGACTTGAATGGAACGATTGAACTACCATACATTCATGTTTTACAGAATGGTGGATCAATCGAGGACGTTATAAATTTTCATAAACGGTTGTCTGGTCAAGGCAAGACGGACATCGCAATTACAAGTATCCATATTGTCTACGAAAAGCTGTTGCAAAGAGGTATAACTGCCCGTATGATGATCGACCCGGAAAGCTCGATTATTAGGAGTCTGCGTTTAGCGAAGCAAAAAGCGATGTTACAGAAAAGCTCTTCTGCCCAAATTGCCGTTGGAATCCTTCAATCATCCGGATTGCCGATCATGCCTTTCGTAACAGAGCTCTCTACCATATTGCAAGCGCATTGGTCAGAAACCGACGGGGAATTTTCGCTGTTCACAACGAAGGGCATTGTAGAACATTCCATCAAAAATCCGGGATTCATGGATGTTTTCCACCGTCTCCCCCGGAATGTCAAGATGGCTTTCGGTTACGGTGAAACGACGATGAAAGCTGCCGAACATGCACGACTCGCATTGAATTTCATTCAAAGTGGTGAACTGAACAGCTTTTATATTCTCGACTCCAATAAAAGGCTTCATGGCCCGTATCCACAATCGGACGGTGCTATCGATATGAAAGTCGATCATCCCCTACTAGTGGAAATTGCGGAAAAAACAAAATTGGGACCTGCCAATATTTCAAAGTTGGTGCAGTTCAGCCAATCGAGGACAACGAACCAGTTTTCAGCAATCGATCTTGCCCTCTATATGAACGTTTCCAGAAGGACTGCAGAACGTACATTAAAAAAGCTCATAGAATTTGAATATGTCCGTATCGTGGGCGAGGAGATGACTTACAAGCAAGGAAGGCCGCGTTCTTTGTATGAAATGAATTTCGCCGTCCACTACTAA
- a CDS encoding TRAP transporter permease: MAKNKKLEDIQQESQNDNIETLTEEQQLEILQKYDPESNTRNVKGIFKIIVFAGLLAFSLFQLYTSIGTPFTAYIQRSIHLGFALALIFILFPAIKKPGVKKDNVPFYDVILSLLAIAVGLYWPLFYDDLVFRVGRVSDIDLFIGIVAVLLTLEAARRAVGMPITIISTVFLIYAFFGRYFPGFLAHRGQDLKSLVQLMFFTTDGILGTPISVSATFIFVFLLFGAFLVKTGVGNYFNDLAVVLAGRLTGGPAKVAIFSSALQGTISGSSVANVVGSGSYTIPMMKKLGYRKEFAGGVEAAASTGGQIMPPIMGAAAFLMVEFIGGITYWEIAKAAAIPALLYFTGIWIMTHFEAKRVGLEGMSPDQMPDRKATLKKIYLLLPILGIIVFLLIGIPTMKAALLGIVLTIVVSFFDKSTRLSPKDVIMALVDGARTALAVAAATACAGIIVGVVVKTGLGLSLANGLVSAAGGNILLTLIFTMLAALILGMGSPTTANYVITSTIAAPAIILLLMGGEMGPGTTIPVVVAISAHLFVFYFGIIADITPPVALAAFAASGISGGDPIKTGVVSAKLAIAAFIIPYMFVFNPAMLMIDASLFEIVWVTFSAIVGMIAIGAGMIGYWYRKCNWIERILAVVTGLLLIYPETITDIIGLVLFVIQVAIQWKTKDNKPKNKAAVAS, from the coding sequence ATGGCTAAAAATAAAAAGCTAGAAGATATTCAGCAAGAATCCCAAAACGACAACATTGAAACGTTGACAGAAGAACAGCAGCTTGAAATTTTGCAAAAATATGATCCCGAATCGAATACCCGGAATGTGAAAGGGATATTCAAAATCATCGTCTTTGCAGGATTGCTGGCATTCTCCTTGTTTCAATTATATACATCCATCGGGACACCGTTCACTGCATATATTCAGCGATCGATTCACTTAGGATTCGCTCTCGCATTAATTTTCATATTGTTCCCAGCAATTAAAAAACCGGGTGTTAAGAAAGATAATGTGCCTTTTTACGATGTCATCCTATCATTACTTGCCATTGCGGTCGGTTTGTATTGGCCACTATTTTATGATGATCTCGTCTTCCGTGTCGGCAGGGTGTCGGACATTGATTTGTTCATCGGCATCGTTGCAGTGCTCCTAACATTGGAGGCCGCAAGACGGGCAGTCGGAATGCCGATCACGATCATTTCGACGGTTTTCTTGATCTATGCGTTTTTCGGAAGGTACTTTCCCGGGTTCCTGGCACACCGCGGCCAAGATCTGAAAAGTCTTGTCCAGCTTATGTTCTTTACGACTGACGGTATTTTAGGAACACCTATTAGCGTATCTGCTACGTTCATTTTCGTCTTTCTATTATTCGGTGCATTCCTTGTGAAAACAGGAGTCGGTAACTATTTCAATGATTTGGCTGTCGTCCTCGCAGGCCGCTTGACTGGCGGACCCGCTAAAGTGGCAATCTTCTCAAGTGCATTACAAGGGACGATTTCAGGGAGCTCTGTTGCAAACGTTGTCGGATCAGGTTCCTATACGATTCCGATGATGAAAAAGCTGGGGTACCGTAAGGAATTTGCGGGCGGGGTTGAAGCAGCTGCTTCGACAGGCGGACAAATCATGCCACCGATCATGGGTGCCGCAGCATTCCTAATGGTCGAATTCATCGGCGGCATTACGTATTGGGAAATTGCGAAAGCTGCAGCTATTCCTGCATTGCTTTATTTCACAGGAATTTGGATCATGACTCATTTCGAGGCAAAGCGTGTCGGTCTTGAAGGCATGTCGCCAGATCAGATGCCTGACCGAAAGGCGACACTGAAAAAGATCTACCTTCTCTTGCCGATTTTAGGGATTATCGTATTCCTATTAATTGGAATTCCGACAATGAAAGCTGCCTTATTGGGGATTGTCTTGACTATCGTTGTCAGTTTCTTTGATAAGTCTACGAGACTTAGCCCGAAAGATGTCATCATGGCGCTAGTCGACGGGGCTCGTACTGCATTGGCTGTAGCCGCTGCAACGGCTTGTGCGGGTATCATCGTCGGTGTCGTCGTGAAAACGGGATTAGGACTTAGCCTTGCTAACGGCCTTGTATCCGCAGCCGGCGGAAATATCCTATTGACGCTCATCTTCACGATGTTGGCAGCACTTATATTGGGGATGGGTTCACCTACGACAGCAAACTATGTCATTACATCCACAATTGCAGCACCAGCTATCATCTTGTTGCTTATGGGCGGTGAAATGGGACCAGGTACGACAATTCCGGTTGTCGTTGCCATCTCTGCTCACTTGTTCGTATTCTATTTCGGAATCATCGCGGATATCACGCCGCCTGTTGCTCTCGCAGCATTCGCCGCATCAGGCATTTCCGGCGGGGATCCGATTAAAACCGGTGTTGTTTCTGCGAAGCTCGCCATTGCGGCATTCATCATTCCATATATGTTTGTCTTCAATCCGGCTATGCTCATGATCGATGCCAGTCTCTTTGAAATCGTATGGGTTACCTTCTCCGCTATTGTAGGTATGATTGCAATCGGAGCGGGAATGATTGGCTATTGGTATCGAAAATGTAATTGGATCGAGCGTATCCTTGCTGTCGTAACGGGATTATTGTTGATTTATCCTGAAACAATTACGGATATTATTGGTTTGGTCCTCTTCGTTATCCAAGTTGCAATCCAGTGGAAAACGAAGGATAATAAACCGAAAAATAAAGCAGCAGTCGCATCATAA
- a CDS encoding VOC family protein, whose amino-acid sequence MAVEVYLNFNGNCRQAVEFYAEVFNTEVSQIMTFGEAPQHPEYQLPEEAKDLVMHARLNIDGSRVMFSDTFPGSPFIEGNNVSLAFVSKDVELIKNVFDKLKQGGTVKMDLQETFWSKSYGSLKDQFGIEWQISHEA is encoded by the coding sequence ATGGCAGTAGAAGTATATCTTAATTTCAATGGTAACTGCAGGCAAGCTGTGGAGTTTTACGCAGAGGTGTTCAATACGGAGGTATCTCAAATCATGACATTCGGCGAGGCTCCTCAACACCCTGAATATCAGCTGCCCGAGGAAGCGAAGGACCTAGTCATGCATGCGCGGTTGAATATCGATGGAAGCAGAGTTATGTTCTCGGATACTTTTCCAGGATCTCCTTTCATCGAAGGGAACAATGTCAGCCTCGCTTTTGTCAGCAAGGACGTTGAATTAATCAAAAACGTTTTTGACAAACTGAAGCAAGGCGGAACAGTGAAGATGGACTTGCAAGAGACATTCTGGAGTAAAAGCTACGGCTCATTGAAGGACCAATTCGGCATCGAATGGCAAATTAGCCACGAAGCATAA
- the nhaC gene encoding Na+/H+ antiporter NhaC yields the protein MEKKKIGFLMAILPLIIMIIVMLFTVVKLEQGPHMPLIIGTTVAALVAWRYGFTWKEIEEMMFKGIKLALPAVVIIMLVGMTIGSWMGGGIVATMIYYGLQIITPGWFLVAITIICAIVSLAIGSSWSTMGTIGVAGMGIGLSMGIPAGMVAGAIISGSYFGDKMSPLSDTTNLASGLTGTDLFDHIKHMLYTTIPGLLIALGVYTFLGRRFAGGNIDLEKIQQTASVLKDSFLISPWLLLVPLAVIVMVAMKIPAVPALVVGIILGFISQIFIQGGSLADSIVALQSGFAIETGNEMVDGLFNGGGLDSMMYTVSMTIVAMTFGGILEFSGMLQSIMNQLLKVVKSSFTLITSTIGACVLTNATCAEQYISIVVPSRMFTKVYKKMGLHSKNLSRALEDGGTLTSVFIPWNTCGVFILGTLGVGVAQYGPYAILNLFIPFISTLYAATGFTIVKLTKEEIEKVESETETEEDKSIEAVHV from the coding sequence ATGGAGAAAAAGAAAATAGGTTTTCTAATGGCGATTCTGCCATTGATCATTATGATCATCGTCATGCTGTTCACAGTTGTGAAACTTGAGCAAGGCCCGCATATGCCACTCATCATAGGAACAACTGTGGCTGCTTTGGTTGCTTGGCGCTATGGCTTTACGTGGAAAGAAATAGAAGAAATGATGTTCAAAGGGATTAAGCTAGCCCTGCCTGCTGTCGTCATCATTATGTTGGTTGGAATGACAATCGGCTCTTGGATGGGCGGGGGGATTGTCGCAACAATGATCTATTACGGATTGCAGATTATTACACCTGGTTGGTTTCTAGTTGCCATTACAATCATTTGTGCAATCGTCTCTCTTGCAATTGGAAGCTCTTGGTCGACGATGGGTACCATCGGGGTCGCTGGAATGGGTATCGGCTTGAGCATGGGGATTCCTGCAGGCATGGTGGCAGGCGCCATTATTTCAGGATCTTATTTCGGTGATAAAATGTCTCCCTTATCCGATACGACAAACCTTGCTTCAGGTTTAACCGGGACAGATCTATTCGATCATATTAAGCATATGCTTTACACAACTATTCCCGGATTGCTTATCGCCCTTGGCGTTTACACATTTTTAGGAAGACGTTTTGCAGGTGGAAATATAGACTTGGAAAAAATCCAACAGACAGCTTCTGTGCTGAAGGACAGCTTTTTAATTTCCCCTTGGCTGTTGCTTGTGCCATTGGCGGTAATTGTCATGGTAGCTATGAAGATTCCTGCTGTTCCGGCTCTGGTCGTCGGTATTATTCTTGGCTTCATTTCACAGATTTTCATACAAGGTGGGTCTTTGGCGGATTCGATTGTTGCGTTACAAAGTGGATTTGCCATTGAAACCGGGAATGAAATGGTCGATGGACTATTCAATGGCGGCGGTTTGGATTCGATGATGTACACAGTTTCTATGACAATCGTGGCAATGACATTTGGCGGTATTTTGGAATTCTCGGGAATGCTCCAGTCAATTATGAATCAGCTCCTGAAGGTTGTGAAATCATCCTTCACACTGATTACATCTACAATCGGCGCTTGTGTACTTACGAATGCAACATGCGCAGAGCAATATATTTCGATTGTTGTACCATCTAGAATGTTCACGAAAGTTTACAAGAAGATGGGTTTGCATTCTAAAAACTTGTCACGGGCACTAGAAGATGGCGGAACGCTCACTTCGGTCTTCATTCCATGGAATACTTGCGGCGTATTCATCTTGGGAACACTCGGAGTAGGGGTGGCACAGTATGGACCGTATGCAATCTTGAATTTGTTCATTCCATTTATTTCCACACTTTACGCAGCAACTGGCTTTACAATCGTGAAGCTGACAAAAGAGGAAATAGAAAAAGTTGAATCAGAAACAGAAACAGAAGAAGATAAGTCAATTGAAGCGGTTCACGTATAA